GTTTGTAGGCAAAGACAAATTTTTCCTTCTAAAATCGTTTAAAGAGAGAGCGCAATCTATAGATTTTGACGTGCTATTTAAACAAGCTTCCCTGGGTTTTGATATTTCCACAGAAAATCCCTTGTTGCGCAAATCTTTTATGAAATCATTTTCAAGTTTTGCTTCAGGCACACTAGTTTGGTGGTTCATTTCGACTTTAATACTGTTAGTTTCATTAGCTTTCAAATTGTCCCCTAAAAGACCATTCAGTTTTAAGTCTTTTATGGATTGAAATTGAATTTCAGTTTTGTTTGCAAAGGAATTGACACACATTTCACTTGATTTGATTACGCCATTAATTTTGGCATCATTTGAAGTGCTCAGTTTATTTTCCGGAGGCATTGAACTAATTTCGGTATTAGATTTGTTTAAATTCGTAAACAAATCTTCtagttttatagaattttgaaaGGCATTTTCTTCGGTTTTTAAAATATCCCCACTAAGTAGATCATTTTCTAAGTTCGTATCGTATTTGAAATCATTAAGGCTGTTTGCAAGATTCACTTCATCCATCTTTGAATTGTTGACGACGCTCAgatcaaacattttcatttcttCTTGCATTTCAAATTTAACATCGTTAGGATTCAATAAATGATTGGGATAGTCAGTTGAATCTTTGAATCGCTTATAATGATCATTATCTATTTGCTGTTTATCGAAATTTATTTGCATTTCGTTTTGCTGATCCAGTAAATTTTTCGCAAAGCTTTGTTCACTTTCGGGTTGTTTAATATTCTTACAGTTTACATTGCCTAGCTGAGACAACAAGGTTTCCGTTTTAATTTCACTTTTCTCAACATTTCGAGAATAACCCTCATCCGATTCCATTTTGAgctcttgttttattttattctttaattcCAAGTTGGTTTTAATACCTGAAGCCATTTGTTTTAAGGGTGTTCGTATGCGTGGACCCTTACCTATGCGATATTCAGCACCCACAGCGCTGAAGCTATCAGTACTGATAGTCGAATCTTGGGTTTCTTCGTCTGCCGTGCTGGCCTCATTACTGGATAGTGTGGTAGTTTCATCTTTCTCCTCTTCATCGGATTGTTTGAGCAGCGGTTGTGTAAGCGTATGTAATTCCTCCGGCATTAACATGGTGGCGTGGGCAAAAATGGGATCCTTTTCCTTTGTATACACAGGCACAGATATTTTCAAAGCATTCATTAACATTTCCATTACACGATCACATTTTCCATTGACTTTCACTTGAGCCAGTGTATCTTTCGGCGTCCACTGTAGATTAACTATACATATTTTAGCGCGTTGTCTAGCCGGTTTATCCATTTGCCAAAGCCAAGTGTATTTCTTCAATACCTTTAAGCTAGAACCTAAGCACAGTATAACATCGGCCTTTTCGGCATGATGACAAGCACCGGCCCAATTTAAAGGCCACTTCAGGTTTCCCCTCTCACCGAAATGCACAATTGTATCGCACAGGGGTTCTGAACATTTATGACATAGCCTATTGGTTTTGTGGCAGTAGCGAGCAGTCATTTCGGTTGTATCAAACAGTCTCCAATACACCGAATTCGGTTTACAATTCTTACATACCTCTACGTACATATTGCCATGAATTTCGGAGAGGGATACCTTGGGCAAACCAGATCTCAAATGTAAACCATCACAATTTTGTGATACTACATAGCGTAAGATGCCCCTCCGATGTAGTTCGTATAATGCCATGTGTGTATAGGTGGGATTAGCTGCTGATAAATCATGATCCCCTATTTCCTCGCCTTTCTGCAATAGAGTCCAAATACCCTTGCTCCCCCGATAATCGGGTATTAGAGCTGCTGTACTTATGCCGGCACCGGTGTAGCATATTAAATGTTTGGCCTGCAATATAATACTGGCTAATTCTTCAACCTTGGCTTCGATGACTTGCACATCATCTTCTTTTTCGATCACACGATCTTTGTAAATTTCAACACGTTCTTTGCGTTTTTTAACTTGTTTTACAATTTCCGGGTGCTTTTCCAAAAATGTACTTTCTTCCGAGGTTCGTGTTGTTTCACATTTTCGATAGATGGATGATACCTATATGGATACAAAAAAAgatgtttaaattattaacataCATTATGTATTAAAAGACTAAGGTTTTTCTAGTTGGTCAATAAATAGAATGGAAGGTTCTAGTtggaatttatgtatgtataagactGGGGGGTTATTATGTAAAAAGTCTCAATATCGAGTGTATCAAAATGTTGCAATATGTTCGTTTCGAACCTCCCATTCTAATCATGGCAATTTATGCTCGAATTCTCTGGAAAATTAATAACTGTTAATATGAaccatttttgtataaatacttAGGTGTAAGATCAAGTTGGttaaacaaagttaaaattaacattacggagtagaaaaaaaacattcttaAGAACAGTTCTAGAACTAGTTTTTTCATCAGCGATTCTTGGTTGAAATTATCACGCATGTTACTAGTTTAAAAAAGCAGATAAGAAATATGTATTGTATCTTTGTTTCATCGCCATGACGGCTGATAACATGATTATCGAACTTAGTGCGCAAAATATTGATTGTAACATGGTGCGGCATCCATCTGAAACCAAAGATTATCCATGTTAATATATTCCATTTCAGCCCATAAAAAGTCCGTAATCATGGCTAAGCAGCGCTTGCCGTTGACCGAAATGGAGTTCGATAAGTCCATGAGCGTTGTCCACTAGCAAGCCAGTCTCACGATtggatttcattttatttcatcGGTCAATTTA
The nucleotide sequence above comes from Calliphora vicina chromosome 1, idCalVici1.1, whole genome shotgun sequence. Encoded proteins:
- the Sirt7 gene encoding NAD-dependent protein deacetylase Sirt7 — protein: MDTEDMESSSQDNNDIPSKEKSAKDALQTYITRAKLNPAKTDNEKRRRKDTLRKVSSIYRKCETTRTSEESTFLEKHPEIVKQVKKRKERVEIYKDRVIEKEDDVQVIEAKVEELASIILQAKHLICYTGAGISTAALIPDYRGSKGIWTLLQKGEEIGDHDLSAANPTYTHMALYELHRRGILRYVVSQNCDGLHLRSGLPKVSLSEIHGNMYVEVCKNCKPNSVYWRLFDTTEMTARYCHKTNRLCHKCSEPLCDTIVHFGERGNLKWPLNWAGACHHAEKADVILCLGSSLKVLKKYTWLWQMDKPARQRAKICIVNLQWTPKDTLAQVKVNGKCDRVMEMLMNALKISVPVYTKEKDPIFAHATMLMPEELHTLTQPLLKQSDEEEKDETTTLSSNEASTADEETQDSTISTDSFSAVGAEYRIGKGPRIRTPLKQMASGIKTNLELKNKIKQELKMESDEGYSRNVEKSEIKTETLLSQLGNVNCKNIKQPESEQSFAKNLLDQQNEMQINFDKQQIDNDHYKRFKDSTDYPNHLLNPNDVKFEMQEEMKMFDLSVVNNSKMDEVNLANSLNDFKYDTNLENDLLSGDILKTEENAFQNSIKLEDLFTNLNKSNTEISSMPPENKLSTSNDAKINGVIKSSEMCVNSFANKTEIQFQSIKDLKLNGLLGDNLKANETNSIKVEMNHQTSVPEAKLENDFIKDLRNKGFSVEISKPREACLNSTSKSIDCALSLNDFRRKNLSLPTNSCEITKKEIKIELNADALANLPVKLEPKTDVLAEIAELHKSEQLLIKQATEITKNAEEFLEKLENEMGLKNPLESETPKLTLVQDKFPADNCLVKSSNGIKNSPVKTEQNFNQVANTAPPANNQFPLHILMKLPKCIQVQYKTEDGIKSAPYNGLKTNDKSKIIPSLTTTSIPVPMATKTSAEPPPLAPLYKTSLLSPSQQRPLPPLEPIVDEETLSADEKSIEDEPKLEDELQQHDEEEDDDELVEEENDEPILSQMDILRNLALTTPTKSNNSYNTKTSPISSYALAQERKHLLRRKLPIWYDVKYAYSGLHSIVFPPPADVDIWSHQIVPNFAMNRSAAKCEFCFDHYAEFECQFYKKFLLCDRKHKKRARNGRFVVCECCPYTEDDDDDDYDENISLAHIAAAETAKRQLHLNNTFPRKLARTQAGWYGKGYKKNRRRK